From one Mycobacterium colombiense CECT 3035 genomic stretch:
- the mtr gene encoding mycothione reductase has product METYDIAIIGTGSGNTILDDRFGEKRVAICEQGTFGGTCLNVGCIPTKMFVYAAEVAQTIRDAARFGIDAHVDRVRWDDIVSRVFGRIDPIGVSGEDYRSSEPNIDVYKQHTRFGPVQHDGRYLLRTDAGDEFTADQVVIAAGARAVVPPAILECGARYHTSDTIMRISELPEHLVIVGGGFVAAEFAHIFSSLGSRVTLVVRGSALLRHCDDVLCKRFTRIVANKWELHTHRNVVGAENRGSGVAVHLDDGRTLHADALLVATGRVSNADQLDLEQAGVAVEDGLVVVDQYQRTTARGIFALGDVSSPYQLKHVANHEARVVQHNLLRDWDDTEAMAVTDHRYVPSAVFTDPQIASVGLTENEAIAQGFKISTKIQDYGDVAYGWAMEDTTGIVKLVAERGTGRLLGAHIMGHQASSIIQPLIQAMSFGLTAPQMARGQYWIHPALAEVVENALLGLR; this is encoded by the coding sequence TTGGAGACCTACGACATCGCGATCATCGGAACCGGTTCGGGCAACACCATTCTCGACGATCGCTTCGGCGAAAAGCGGGTGGCGATCTGCGAGCAGGGCACCTTCGGCGGCACCTGTTTGAACGTCGGGTGCATCCCGACCAAGATGTTCGTCTACGCCGCCGAGGTCGCCCAGACGATCCGGGACGCGGCGCGCTTCGGCATCGACGCGCACGTCGACCGGGTGCGCTGGGACGACATCGTCTCGCGCGTCTTCGGGCGCATCGATCCGATCGGCGTCAGCGGGGAGGACTATCGCAGCTCGGAGCCCAACATCGATGTGTACAAGCAGCACACCAGGTTCGGTCCGGTGCAGCACGACGGCCGCTACCTGTTGCGCACCGACGCCGGCGACGAGTTCACCGCCGACCAGGTGGTGATCGCCGCCGGCGCCCGGGCGGTGGTGCCGCCGGCGATCCTGGAGTGCGGCGCCCGCTACCACACCAGCGACACGATCATGCGGATCTCCGAGTTGCCCGAGCATCTGGTGATCGTCGGGGGCGGATTCGTCGCGGCCGAATTCGCGCACATCTTCTCCTCGCTGGGCTCGCGGGTCACCCTGGTGGTCCGGGGCTCCGCCTTGCTGCGGCACTGCGACGACGTCCTGTGCAAGCGCTTCACCCGCATCGTGGCGAACAAGTGGGAACTGCACACCCACCGCAATGTGGTGGGCGCCGAGAACCGAGGCTCGGGCGTGGCGGTGCACCTCGACGACGGTCGCACCCTGCACGCCGACGCGCTGCTGGTGGCGACCGGGCGGGTGTCCAACGCGGATCAACTCGACCTCGAGCAGGCCGGCGTCGCCGTCGAGGATGGCCTGGTGGTCGTCGACCAGTACCAGCGGACCACGGCCCGTGGAATTTTCGCCCTCGGCGACGTCTCCTCGCCGTATCAGCTCAAGCACGTCGCCAACCATGAGGCGCGCGTGGTGCAGCATAACCTGCTCCGCGACTGGGACGACACGGAGGCGATGGCCGTCACCGACCATCGCTACGTGCCGTCGGCGGTGTTCACCGATCCGCAGATCGCCTCCGTCGGTCTGACCGAAAACGAGGCCATCGCACAGGGATTCAAGATCTCGACCAAGATTCAGGACTACGGCGACGTCGCCTACGGCTGGGCGATGGAGGACACCACGGGCATCGTGAAGCTCGTCGCCGAACGCGGCACCGGGCGCCTGCTGGGCGCGCACATCATGGGCCATCAGGCCTCGTCGATCATCCAGCCGTTGATCCAGGCAATGAGTTTCGGCCTCACCGCCCCGCAGATGGCCCGCGGGCAGTACTGGATCCACCCGGCGCTGGCCGAGGTGGTGGAGAACGCGCTACTGGGCCTGCGCTGA
- a CDS encoding HoxN/HupN/NixA family nickel/cobalt transporter → MASTEIDRRPSRATRLLGALSPAEWWRLASMLAVIVALHLLGWFTLVVFVAPSQYSLGGKAFGVGVGLTAYTLGMRHAFDADHIAAIDNTTRKLMNDGRRPLAVGFFFSLGHSTVVFALAVLLACGVQAVVGPVRDDSSTLHHYTGLIGTSVSGVFLYAIALLNVIVLVGILRVFARVRRGEYDPDTDAAELERHLDNRGLMNRLLGRVTKSITKSWHCYPVGLLFGLGFDTATEIALLVLAGTSAAAGLPWYAIMCLPVLFTAGMCLLDTIDGSFMNFAYGWAFSNPVRKIYYNLTITALSVAVALLIGSIELLVVLADQFGWRGAFWSWIGGLDLNTIGYVVVGMFVVTWAVALLVWRYGRIEEKWTSS, encoded by the coding sequence GTGGCCAGCACCGAGATCGACCGGCGGCCGTCACGGGCGACGAGGCTTCTCGGCGCCCTGTCGCCGGCGGAGTGGTGGCGACTGGCGTCGATGCTAGCGGTGATCGTGGCCCTGCACCTGCTCGGCTGGTTCACGTTGGTCGTCTTCGTCGCTCCGTCCCAATACAGCTTGGGCGGCAAGGCTTTCGGCGTCGGTGTCGGGCTGACTGCCTATACCCTGGGCATGCGTCACGCCTTCGACGCCGACCACATCGCCGCCATCGACAACACCACCCGCAAGCTGATGAACGACGGGCGGCGCCCGCTGGCCGTCGGCTTCTTCTTCTCGCTGGGCCACTCCACGGTGGTCTTCGCGCTGGCGGTGCTGCTGGCGTGCGGGGTGCAGGCGGTGGTGGGTCCGGTCAGGGACGACTCCTCGACGCTGCACCACTACACCGGACTGATCGGCACCAGCGTCTCGGGTGTCTTCCTGTACGCGATCGCGCTTCTCAACGTCATCGTCCTGGTCGGCATCCTGCGCGTCTTCGCCCGGGTGCGCCGCGGGGAATACGATCCCGACACCGATGCGGCCGAACTGGAGCGGCACCTGGACAACCGCGGGCTGATGAACCGGTTGCTCGGCCGCGTCACCAAGTCGATCACCAAGTCCTGGCACTGCTATCCCGTCGGCCTGTTGTTCGGGCTCGGCTTCGACACCGCCACCGAGATCGCGCTGCTGGTGCTGGCCGGCACCAGCGCCGCCGCGGGGCTGCCCTGGTACGCGATCATGTGCCTGCCGGTGCTGTTCACCGCCGGCATGTGCCTGCTGGACACCATCGACGGTTCGTTCATGAATTTCGCCTACGGCTGGGCGTTTTCCAACCCGGTGCGCAAGATCTACTACAACCTCACCATCACCGCCCTGTCGGTGGCGGTCGCGCTGCTGATCGGCAGCATCGAGCTCCTCGTCGTGCTGGCCGACCAGTTCGGTTGGCGGGGCGCGTTCTGGAGCTGGATCGGCGGGCTGGACCTGAACACGATCGGCTACGTCGTCGTCGGCATGTTCGTCGTGACGTGGGCGGTGGCCCTGCTCGTCTGGCGCTACGGGCGCATCGAAGAGAAGTGGACCTCGTCCTGA
- a CDS encoding DUF6084 family protein: MNAPPTNVSFEVLDVTAEPYTVSPVLTARVGVTAAGPDPVHAIALRCQVRIEPLRRSYSDDEAAGLMDLFGGRERWASTQRTFLWQHCAAMVPGFTGHTTATLPLECTYDFEVAAAKYLHALRDGAVPLQFLFSGTIFVNSERGFSVQQVSWDCEDNYAMPVTVWRDLIAQHYPNSGWIRLSHETIAELAGYKSAHGMLDFDHAVTALLDATVDHEVAR, translated from the coding sequence ATGAACGCCCCGCCGACGAACGTCAGCTTCGAGGTCCTGGACGTGACCGCCGAACCGTACACCGTCAGCCCGGTGCTCACCGCCCGGGTCGGCGTCACCGCCGCCGGCCCCGACCCGGTGCACGCCATCGCCCTGCGCTGCCAGGTCCGCATCGAGCCGTTGCGCCGTAGCTACTCCGACGACGAGGCGGCCGGGCTGATGGATCTGTTCGGCGGCCGCGAGCGCTGGGCCAGCACCCAGCGCACCTTCCTGTGGCAGCACTGCGCCGCGATGGTGCCGGGCTTCACCGGGCATACGACGGCGACCCTGCCGCTGGAGTGCACTTACGACTTCGAGGTCGCGGCCGCCAAATACCTGCACGCGCTACGCGACGGGGCGGTGCCGCTGCAGTTCCTGTTCAGCGGAACGATTTTCGTCAACTCCGAGCGCGGGTTCTCGGTGCAGCAGGTGTCCTGGGACTGCGAGGACAACTACGCCATGCCCGTCACGGTCTGGCGCGACCTGATCGCCCAGCACTACCCCAACAGCGGATGGATCCGGCTGAGCCACGAGACCATCGCGGAACTGGCCGGTTACAAGTCGGCCCACGGGATGCTCGACTTCGACCACGCGGTCACCGCGCTGCTGGATGCCACCGTCGATCACGAGGTGGCGCGATGA
- a CDS encoding hydrogenase expression protein HypE, with translation MPTEAAVKAEQTLIHVLWINAGLSCDGDSVALTAATQPSVEEIALGALPGLPQVAVHWPLIDFECGPNGGADDFLEWFFKADRGELEPFVLVVEGSIPNEKIKDEGYWCGFGNDPATGQPMTTSEWLDRLAPKATAIVAVGTCATYGGIHAMAGNPTGAMGVPDYLGWDWKSKAGIPIVCVPGCPIQPDNLSETLTYLLYMATGQAPMIPLDDALRPQWLFGKTVHEGCDRAGYYEQGDFATEYGSPKCIVKLGCWGPVVKCNVPKRGWINGVGGCPNVGGICIGCTMPGFPDKFMPFMDEPPGGKISSTASGLYGAVIRSLRGITERTVDKEPRWRHNGDKLTTGARRTW, from the coding sequence ATGCCAACAGAAGCAGCAGTCAAGGCAGAACAAACACTGATCCATGTTCTATGGATCAATGCTGGGCTCAGTTGTGACGGTGATTCGGTGGCATTGACTGCTGCCACCCAGCCCAGCGTCGAGGAGATCGCCCTGGGAGCCCTGCCCGGACTCCCCCAGGTCGCCGTGCACTGGCCCCTGATCGACTTCGAGTGCGGCCCCAACGGAGGCGCGGACGACTTTCTGGAGTGGTTCTTCAAAGCCGACCGCGGCGAGCTGGAACCCTTCGTGCTGGTGGTCGAGGGATCGATTCCGAACGAGAAGATCAAGGACGAGGGCTACTGGTGCGGCTTCGGCAACGACCCGGCCACCGGGCAGCCGATGACCACCAGCGAGTGGCTCGACCGGTTGGCGCCCAAGGCCACCGCCATCGTGGCGGTCGGGACCTGCGCCACCTACGGGGGAATCCACGCGATGGCCGGCAACCCGACGGGGGCGATGGGCGTGCCGGACTACCTCGGCTGGGACTGGAAGAGCAAGGCGGGCATCCCGATTGTGTGCGTGCCCGGCTGCCCGATCCAGCCGGACAACCTGTCGGAGACGCTGACCTACCTGCTCTACATGGCGACCGGCCAGGCGCCGATGATCCCGCTCGATGACGCGCTGCGCCCGCAGTGGCTGTTCGGCAAGACCGTGCACGAGGGTTGCGACCGGGCCGGCTACTACGAGCAGGGCGACTTCGCCACCGAGTACGGGTCGCCGAAATGCATTGTGAAGCTTGGCTGCTGGGGCCCCGTCGTCAAATGCAACGTGCCCAAGCGCGGGTGGATCAACGGTGTCGGGGGTTGCCCCAACGTCGGTGGGATCTGCATCGGCTGCACGATGCCGGGGTTCCCGGACAAGTTCATGCCGTTCATGGACGAGCCGCCGGGCGGCAAGATCTCGAGCACCGCGTCGGGTCTGTACGGAGCCGTGATTCGCAGTCTGAGGGGTATCACGGAACGCACCGTCGACAAAGAGCCGCGGTGGCGCCACAACGGCGACAAACTCACCACTGGAGCGCGCCGCACCTGGTAG
- a CDS encoding NifU family protein: MADRPDKSANDAQWREAGDRIQTLLDSCAAGGTAAYDRAQQLVREVVGLYGAGLERIMWMVGDPEPDGGLVERLATDDLVASLLLVHGLHPHDVHRRVSDALDRVRPYLGSHGGDVDLLEVADDTVRLAFTGSCKSCPSSAVTLELAVQDAVRAAAPEISSIEVVTAETTTAPASVIPAQSLLAHLHSNGHGPTAWRPAPELAELIPGEVAGFAIDGVRMLACRVGDRTFAYRDHCPVCDDTLAGSHLHGRMLRCAGCGTDFDVVGAGAAAEGSAAHLDPMPLLARDGVLSVALPAHEPVHGLGAPA; this comes from the coding sequence ATGGCGGATCGCCCGGACAAGTCCGCGAACGACGCGCAGTGGCGTGAGGCGGGCGATCGGATCCAGACACTGCTGGATTCCTGCGCTGCGGGTGGGACCGCCGCGTATGACCGTGCGCAGCAACTGGTTCGCGAGGTGGTCGGGCTGTACGGCGCCGGGCTGGAGCGGATCATGTGGATGGTCGGCGATCCCGAACCGGACGGGGGGCTGGTCGAGCGGCTGGCCACCGACGACCTGGTGGCCAGCCTGCTCCTGGTGCACGGCCTGCATCCGCACGACGTGCACCGCAGGGTCTCCGACGCCCTGGATCGGGTGCGGCCCTACCTGGGTTCGCACGGCGGCGACGTCGACCTGCTCGAGGTGGCCGACGACACCGTGCGGCTGGCCTTCACCGGCAGCTGCAAGAGCTGCCCGTCGTCCGCGGTGACGCTGGAGCTGGCCGTGCAGGACGCGGTCCGCGCGGCGGCACCGGAGATCTCCTCGATCGAGGTGGTGACGGCCGAGACGACGACCGCTCCGGCGAGCGTCATTCCGGCGCAGTCGCTACTGGCGCACCTGCATTCGAACGGCCATGGGCCGACCGCCTGGCGCCCGGCCCCCGAGCTGGCCGAGCTGATACCCGGCGAGGTCGCCGGATTCGCGATCGACGGGGTGAGGATGCTGGCCTGCCGGGTCGGGGACCGGACCTTCGCCTACCGAGATCACTGCCCGGTGTGTGACGACACGCTGGCGGGTTCGCACCTGCACGGTCGCATGCTGCGCTGCGCCGGCTGCGGGACGGATTTCGACGTCGTCGGTGCGGGGGCCGCCGCCGAGGGTTCGGCCGCCCATCTGGATCCGATGCCGCTGCTGGCCCGGGACGGCGTGCTGTCGGTGGCCTTGCCGGCCCACGAGCCGGTGCACGGGTTGGGCGCGCCGGCATGA
- a CDS encoding Fur family transcriptional regulator has product MAPKPSVLDASVTERIGDFLRARGLRRMASRIQVLAVLEPVNGHLPVAEIDKRLRESLPPGAHAPDVATVYRTVTTLVDQGVLHALTLDGGVTTYGLATAPHHHAVCTKCATIIEVPARQLSSALEHAMAGSSFALSEAAGLTLHGLCPRCQEDKPAARPRRR; this is encoded by the coding sequence GTGGCGCCCAAGCCGTCGGTACTGGATGCGTCGGTCACCGAGAGGATCGGCGATTTTCTGCGTGCCCGGGGGCTGCGACGGATGGCCTCGCGGATCCAGGTGCTGGCGGTGCTCGAACCCGTCAACGGCCACCTGCCGGTGGCCGAGATCGACAAGCGACTGCGGGAGTCCCTGCCGCCCGGCGCCCACGCGCCCGACGTGGCGACCGTCTATCGCACGGTGACGACGCTGGTCGATCAGGGGGTGTTGCACGCGTTGACGCTCGACGGCGGCGTGACGACCTACGGTCTGGCCACCGCGCCGCACCATCACGCGGTATGTACGAAGTGCGCCACCATCATCGAGGTGCCCGCGCGCCAGCTGAGTTCGGCCCTCGAACACGCGATGGCGGGCAGCTCGTTCGCGCTGTCGGAGGCGGCAGGGCTGACGCTGCACGGCTTGTGCCCGCGGTGCCAGGAGGACAAGCCCGCCGCGCGGCCGCGCCGGCGCTGA
- a CDS encoding hydrogenase maturation protease, which translates to MTTRILVAGIGNIFLGDDGFGSEVVRNAELPQDDPTVQVIDYGIRGMHLAYDLLEEWDTLVLVDAVPSQGHPGTLHVFQADHDSSSEANGLDGHSMDPAAVFASLRALGGQPPYTVVVGCEAGSVQEGIGLTEPVAQAVPRAARAVEEIVAALHGATSPTAETGC; encoded by the coding sequence ATGACGACGCGCATCCTGGTAGCCGGGATCGGCAACATCTTCCTGGGCGACGACGGGTTCGGCTCCGAGGTGGTCCGCAACGCCGAACTGCCCCAGGACGATCCGACGGTCCAGGTCATCGACTACGGAATCCGGGGCATGCACCTGGCCTACGACCTGCTCGAAGAGTGGGACACGCTGGTGCTGGTCGACGCCGTGCCCAGCCAGGGGCATCCCGGCACGTTGCACGTCTTTCAGGCCGACCACGATTCGTCCTCCGAGGCGAACGGCCTCGACGGGCACAGCATGGATCCCGCCGCGGTCTTCGCCAGCCTGCGGGCGCTGGGCGGCCAGCCGCCCTACACCGTGGTCGTCGGGTGTGAGGCGGGCAGCGTGCAGGAGGGCATCGGGCTCACCGAGCCCGTCGCGCAGGCCGTCCCGCGGGCGGCGCGGGCGGTCGAGGAGATCGTCGCGGCGCTGCACGGCGCCACGTCCCCGACGGCCGAAACGGGGTGCTGA
- a CDS encoding DUF5947 family protein, which yields MSTPFDVLASIRSDRRAPEPAGERCEMCAESIADEHQHVVNVAGRQLMCVCRACYLLFTDTEADLRYRAVPDRYLSFPDFALDRLVWEALQIPVGVAFFFTNSALGQTVAFYPGPAGATESELDMEVWDTIRGADPRVSLLADDVEALLVRVADTAQDGELSQPQTYLVPIDACYEFVGRLRMVWRGFDGGQQAREYIDDFFDRLATRATKTPR from the coding sequence ATGAGCACCCCGTTCGACGTCCTGGCGAGCATCAGGAGCGACCGCCGCGCCCCCGAGCCGGCGGGTGAGCGCTGCGAGATGTGCGCGGAGTCGATCGCCGACGAGCACCAACACGTGGTCAATGTGGCCGGCCGCCAGCTCATGTGCGTGTGCCGCGCCTGCTATCTGCTGTTCACCGACACCGAAGCCGACCTTCGTTACCGCGCGGTGCCGGACCGGTACCTGTCCTTCCCCGACTTCGCGCTCGACCGCCTGGTGTGGGAGGCGCTGCAGATCCCGGTCGGGGTCGCGTTCTTCTTCACCAACTCCGCCCTCGGCCAGACCGTCGCCTTCTACCCGGGGCCGGCCGGGGCAACGGAATCCGAACTGGACATGGAGGTCTGGGACACCATCCGCGGCGCCGACCCGCGGGTGAGCCTGCTGGCCGACGACGTCGAGGCGCTGCTCGTCCGGGTCGCCGACACCGCCCAGGACGGCGAATTGTCGCAGCCACAAACCTATCTGGTGCCCATCGACGCCTGCTATGAATTCGTCGGACGCCTGCGGATGGTGTGGCGCGGCTTCGACGGCGGACAACAGGCCCGCGAATACATCGACGACTTCTTCGACCGGCTCGCCACCCGCGCCACAAAGACACCGCGATGA
- a CDS encoding DUF6893 family small protein, giving the protein MEVLGWIFIAIVALVAAIGLVLGAISVPDARRYLKLRRM; this is encoded by the coding sequence ATGGAAGTCCTAGGTTGGATCTTCATCGCCATCGTCGCGCTGGTGGCCGCGATCGGGCTGGTTCTCGGCGCGATATCGGTGCCCGATGCCCGCCGCTATCTCAAGTTGAGGCGGATGTAG
- a CDS encoding HypC/HybG/HupF family hydrogenase formation chaperone yields MCLGIPGQVIAMLDGYEGQLALVDVAGDQRKVNVGMLPEETFAPGDWVIIHMGFVVEKTDQAGAEQAMAGLELMGRGRTDLTPQPEAG; encoded by the coding sequence ATGTGTTTGGGCATACCGGGGCAGGTCATCGCCATGCTGGACGGTTACGAAGGACAGCTCGCGCTGGTCGACGTCGCCGGTGACCAACGCAAGGTCAACGTCGGCATGTTGCCGGAGGAGACGTTCGCGCCCGGCGACTGGGTGATCATCCACATGGGCTTCGTCGTCGAGAAGACGGATCAGGCCGGGGCCGAGCAGGCCATGGCCGGCCTGGAGCTGATGGGCCGCGGCCGCACCGACCTGACACCCCAGCCGGAGGCCGGCTGA
- the hypB gene encoding hydrogenase nickel incorporation protein HypB: MGRFHRHDDGTVHTHSHDDLPHDHDHGDHSRYRTGSQRVDVLEAIFAENDLLADANRAAFESNGVRTLNLMSSPGSGKTTILQATLDELAGELGIGVIEGDIATDLDAAKLSGRGAQVSLLNTSNGFGGECHLDAPMINRALPGLDLTALDMVIIENVGNLVCPAEFDVGEHAKAMVYSVTEGEDKPLKYPVMFRSVDVVLLNKIDLVPHLDVDVDTYIAHVRKVNAAATILPLSARTGDGMAAWFGWLRRFAADAA, translated from the coding sequence ATGGGTAGATTTCATCGGCACGACGACGGAACGGTGCACACCCACTCCCACGATGACCTTCCGCACGATCACGATCACGGCGATCACAGCCGCTATCGCACCGGCAGCCAGCGCGTCGACGTGCTGGAGGCGATCTTCGCCGAGAACGACCTGCTCGCCGACGCCAACCGGGCGGCCTTCGAGAGCAACGGGGTGCGCACCCTCAACCTGATGAGCTCGCCGGGATCGGGCAAGACCACCATCCTGCAGGCAACGCTCGACGAGCTCGCCGGCGAGCTGGGCATCGGGGTGATCGAGGGCGACATCGCCACCGACCTGGACGCGGCCAAGCTCAGCGGCCGCGGCGCCCAGGTATCGCTGCTCAATACCAGCAACGGATTTGGCGGCGAATGCCACCTCGACGCGCCCATGATCAACCGCGCACTGCCCGGCCTCGACCTCACCGCGCTGGACATGGTGATCATCGAGAACGTCGGAAATCTGGTCTGTCCGGCCGAGTTCGACGTCGGCGAGCACGCCAAGGCCATGGTGTATTCGGTGACCGAAGGGGAGGACAAGCCGCTGAAGTACCCGGTGATGTTCCGGTCGGTCGATGTGGTGCTGCTCAACAAGATCGACCTGGTGCCCCATCTGGACGTGGACGTCGACACGTACATCGCCCACGTCCGCAAAGTCAATGCGGCAGCGACGATCTTGCCGCTCAGCGCGCGCACCGGCGACGGTATGGCCGCGTGGTTCGGCTGGCTGCGCCGGTTTGCCGCGGACGCCGCCTGA
- a CDS encoding nickel-dependent hydrogenase large subunit → MTTIIPEPTHAKREPGQLVDMAWDPITRIVGSLGIYTKIDFENREVVECHSTSSIFRGYSIFMKGKDPRDAHFITSRICGICGDNHATCSCYTQNMAYGVKPPHLGEWIVNLGEAAEYMFDHNIFQENLVGVDFCEKMVSETNPSVLSLAEKTPAPHADAHGYKTIADIMRSLNPFSGEFYREALVVSRWTREMFCLMEGRHVHPSTLYPGGVGTVATIQLMTDYMTRLMRYVEFMKKVVPMHDDLFDFFYTALPGYEKVGLRRTLLGCWGSFQDPEVCNFEYKDMERWGNAMFVTPGVVVDGKLVTHSLVDINLGIRILLGSSYYDDWTDQEMFVKTDPLGNAVDRRHPWNQHTNPHPQKRDLEGGKYSWVMSPRWFDGKDHLALDTGGGPLARLWSTALAGLVDIGYVKATGSSVKINLPKTALKGPVELEWKIPTYGSNTLERDRARTYFQAYAAACALHFAEKALEEIRAGRTKTWEKFEVPDEAIGCGFTEAVRGVLSHHMVIRDGKIANYHPYPPTPWNANPRDSFGTPGPYEDAVQGQPIFEENGRDNFKGIDVMRTVRSFDPCLPCGVHMYLGKGKSLDRLHTPTQSPVGE, encoded by the coding sequence ATGACAACCATCATTCCTGAACCCACCCATGCGAAGCGGGAGCCCGGCCAACTGGTCGACATGGCCTGGGATCCCATCACCAGGATCGTGGGCAGCCTGGGCATCTACACCAAGATCGACTTCGAGAACCGTGAGGTCGTCGAGTGCCACAGCACCTCGTCGATCTTCCGCGGCTACTCGATCTTCATGAAGGGCAAGGACCCCCGCGACGCCCACTTCATCACCAGCCGCATCTGCGGCATCTGCGGCGACAACCACGCCACCTGTTCGTGCTATACGCAGAACATGGCCTATGGCGTCAAGCCGCCACACCTGGGCGAGTGGATCGTCAACCTCGGCGAGGCCGCGGAATACATGTTCGACCACAACATCTTCCAGGAGAACCTGGTGGGCGTCGACTTCTGCGAGAAGATGGTCTCCGAGACCAACCCGAGCGTGCTCTCGTTGGCCGAGAAGACGCCCGCCCCGCACGCGGACGCCCACGGGTACAAGACGATCGCCGACATCATGCGCTCGCTCAACCCGTTCAGCGGTGAGTTCTACCGCGAGGCGCTGGTGGTCAGCCGGTGGACGCGAGAGATGTTCTGCCTCATGGAGGGACGCCACGTGCACCCCTCCACCCTGTACCCCGGCGGGGTCGGCACGGTGGCGACCATCCAGCTGATGACCGACTACATGACGCGGCTGATGCGCTACGTCGAGTTCATGAAGAAGGTCGTCCCGATGCACGACGACCTGTTCGACTTCTTCTACACCGCATTGCCCGGTTACGAGAAGGTCGGGCTGCGCCGCACCCTGCTGGGCTGCTGGGGCTCCTTCCAGGACCCCGAGGTGTGCAACTTCGAATACAAGGACATGGAGCGCTGGGGTAACGCGATGTTCGTCACCCCTGGCGTGGTGGTCGACGGCAAACTGGTCACCCACTCACTGGTGGACATCAACCTCGGCATCCGAATCCTTTTGGGCAGTTCATATTACGATGACTGGACCGACCAGGAGATGTTCGTCAAGACCGATCCGCTGGGCAACGCGGTGGACCGGCGCCACCCGTGGAACCAGCACACCAACCCGCACCCGCAGAAGCGGGACTTAGAGGGCGGCAAGTACAGCTGGGTGATGTCACCGCGCTGGTTCGACGGCAAGGACCACCTGGCGCTGGACACCGGTGGCGGTCCGCTGGCCCGGCTGTGGTCGACGGCGCTGGCCGGCCTGGTCGACATCGGTTACGTCAAGGCGACCGGTTCGAGCGTGAAGATCAACCTGCCCAAGACCGCCCTGAAGGGACCGGTCGAGCTGGAGTGGAAGATCCCCACGTACGGCAGCAACACGCTCGAACGCGACCGGGCGCGCACCTACTTCCAGGCCTACGCGGCGGCGTGCGCTCTGCACTTCGCCGAGAAGGCGCTCGAGGAGATCCGCGCCGGACGCACCAAGACGTGGGAGAAGTTCGAGGTGCCCGACGAGGCCATCGGATGCGGCTTCACCGAGGCGGTGCGCGGTGTGCTCAGCCACCACATGGTGATCCGGGACGGCAAGATCGCCAACTATCACCCGTACCCGCCGACGCCGTGGAACGCCAACCCGCGGGACAGCTTCGGCACGCCGGGTCCGTACGAGGACGCGGTCCAGGGCCAGCCGATCTTCGAGGAGAACGGCCGGGACAACTTCAAGGGAATCGACGTCATGCGCACGGTGCGCAGCTTCGATCCGTGCCTGCCGTGTGGCGTGCACATGTACCTGGGGAAGGGCAAATCCCTGGACAGACTGCACACGCCCACCCAGTCACCCGTCGGGGAGTAA
- a CDS encoding hydrogenase maturation nickel metallochaperone HypA — MHELSLCEAIAGVVKDHADGRHVDVVRVRVGALRQVVPESLSFCWTLVRDAEDMPDAELELECVGAEVRCRACGGQSEITSPWSIWCPECDSSDVEVLHGNEFLVTSLDVS, encoded by the coding sequence GTGCACGAGCTGTCGCTGTGCGAAGCGATCGCCGGCGTGGTCAAGGATCACGCCGACGGCCGGCACGTCGACGTGGTGCGGGTGCGGGTGGGTGCGCTGCGGCAGGTGGTGCCCGAGTCGCTGTCCTTCTGCTGGACGCTGGTCCGCGACGCCGAGGACATGCCCGACGCCGAGCTGGAACTCGAATGCGTCGGCGCCGAGGTCCGGTGCCGTGCATGCGGCGGGCAGTCCGAGATCACGTCACCGTGGTCGATCTGGTGTCCGGAGTGCGACAGTTCCGACGTCGAGGTGCTGCACGGCAACGAATTCTTGGTGACGTCACTGGATGTCTCGTGA